A DNA window from Niabella yanshanensis contains the following coding sequences:
- a CDS encoding DUF4097 family beta strand repeat-containing protein — translation MKRSILLTVFLCFGIVVIAQKRNGESPYRTESFSSNAIKNLKVETSGGAIQVKGGQSRSAVEMYVTANSWGDRKTQAEIQQILDEYYDVDIRSQGGTLTATARRKNIKWSNKTSLNISFIVYSSSQVDADVRTSGGSLNLQDIAGTVTGRTSGGSITVKNLSKNIDLTTSGGQITAEDLDGLVKLNTSGGSLSLLNLSGTVSARTSGGSISATNINGDFNTETSGGSIHLKEIDGNLNARTSGGQITADLKATHDFVKLHTSGGSIRLKMPETKNAQLDLKGDKVHISELHNFSGTVKKDRVKGSLGNGNLLVEASTSGGSVDVRM, via the coding sequence ATGAAGAGAAGCATCCTCCTTACAGTATTTCTCTGTTTTGGGATTGTTGTTATAGCCCAGAAACGTAACGGCGAATCGCCCTATCGTACCGAATCTTTCAGTAGCAACGCCATTAAAAATCTGAAAGTTGAAACCAGCGGAGGTGCCATACAGGTTAAAGGTGGTCAGTCCAGGAGCGCAGTAGAAATGTATGTTACTGCTAATAGTTGGGGTGACAGGAAGACTCAAGCCGAGATTCAGCAGATACTGGATGAATATTATGACGTAGATATCCGTTCGCAGGGAGGTACCTTAACCGCCACTGCCAGAAGGAAAAATATAAAATGGTCGAATAAAACATCACTGAATATTTCATTTATTGTTTATAGCAGCAGCCAGGTGGATGCCGATGTTCGAACAAGTGGTGGCAGTCTCAACCTGCAGGATATTGCCGGGACGGTGACGGGCAGAACCAGCGGCGGCAGCATCACCGTCAAAAATCTTTCAAAAAATATTGACCTAACTACCAGTGGCGGCCAGATCACAGCAGAAGACCTCGATGGCTTGGTGAAGCTAAATACATCGGGTGGTTCACTAAGTTTATTGAACCTGTCAGGTACGGTAAGTGCCCGCACCAGCGGTGGCTCCATTTCTGCTACCAACATTAATGGCGACTTTAATACAGAAACATCAGGAGGCAGCATTCATCTTAAAGAGATCGATGGCAACCTGAATGCCAGAACCAGTGGCGGACAAATTACGGCAGATCTAAAGGCAACACACGATTTTGTGAAGCTACATACCTCAGGCGGCAGCATTCGCTTGAAAATGCCTGAAACAAAAAATGCGCAGTTGGATTTAAAAGGAGATAAAGTGCATATCTCTGAGCTCCACAACTTTAGTGGTACGGTTAAAAAAGACCGGGTAAAAGGGTCCCTGGGCAATGGAAACCTGTTGGTTGAAGCTTCTACATCGGGCGGATCGGTAGATGTAAGAATGTAG
- a CDS encoding ATP-dependent helicase yields the protein MPIIKERLEKQFNEVYKNLNAEQKTAVDTLEGPVMVIAGPGTGKTQILAARIGKILLDSDALPENILCLTYTDAGVVAMRKRLQQFIGADAYKVNIYTFHAFCNDVIQDNLSLFEKTSLDPVSDLEKVEYFKQLIDKFAKEHPLKRYRGDVYFEADPLSNLFSAMKREGWTPAYISDRIDAYIQELAEDEAYVYKTSRAGKWNKGDRKPAYFDELKRMDKLRAAIGEFENYQEIMRVNKRYDFDDMINWVIKAFEENENLLLDYQEKYHYILVDEFQDTSGTQNKIVQLLINYWQQPNVFVVGDDDQSIYRFQGANMQNMLDFAKQYENDIKKIVLTSNYRSIQPILDVSKTLINRNEERLIKQIPGLSKELIAANVAINELRHAPEIFEYNTMADEMAGIVFNIEALITQGIQPGRIAIIYKENKYGEELSDYLRQKGIPFYSKRSTNLLQSPFIKKIITLLYYLEAEHDIPFGGDELLFEILHFDFYKNPPIEIAKINVEVNQKRFKGESSSLRQLLSEKANAPAKDLFDEGLNASLKRSSTVIEQLIADVPNLTIQQLLDNIIRNGGVLTYVMNSPLKVELMQSLSAFYDFIKEEHRRKPSMNLTSLVQLLQLMEHENIPLPLVKTTGNDKGVNLLTAHGSKGLEFEYVFLAGCNASFWEKKRKMNRGYKLPSTIFSSQATSSDEEELRRVFYVALTRAEKYLYISYARLNADGKELEPSMFIAEIMEQHALTVQKPQISTEQMIEFQHLLFTGQQPVIDSLEDDFIDGLLSRFVMNVTALSAYLNCPLRFYYQNLLRIPSGKNEATEFGSAIHFALERLFRKLRETESFPPVETMIDDFSWYMMRHRQNFTREAYARRMEQGSIIIPAYYKKYINSWNKVVSVETNIKGVVVDGVPLKGKLDKLEFNGKEVNVVDYKTGNVDNALPKLKAPGDKNPDGGDYWRQAVFYKILLDNYELKDWRVVSTEFDFIEPDSNNNFQKLKVVIEPNDVTTVKNQIKTVWDKIQAKDFYKGCGKADCHWCNFVKDNYLYVKLDEIPEDEDE from the coding sequence ATGCCTATCATTAAAGAAAGACTGGAAAAACAGTTTAACGAAGTCTACAAGAACCTGAATGCAGAACAAAAAACAGCGGTGGATACACTCGAAGGCCCTGTAATGGTAATTGCCGGGCCAGGTACCGGCAAAACACAGATACTGGCTGCACGTATTGGTAAAATACTATTGGATTCAGATGCTTTACCAGAAAATATTCTTTGTTTGACCTATACCGATGCGGGTGTGGTAGCCATGCGTAAAAGACTGCAGCAATTTATAGGCGCCGACGCTTATAAGGTGAATATCTACACTTTCCACGCTTTTTGTAATGATGTGATACAGGACAATCTTTCGCTGTTTGAAAAGACTTCACTGGACCCGGTTTCCGACCTGGAGAAGGTAGAATACTTTAAACAGCTCATCGATAAATTCGCCAAAGAACACCCGCTTAAAAGATACAGGGGTGATGTATATTTTGAAGCTGATCCTTTAAGCAACCTATTTTCTGCTATGAAGCGGGAAGGCTGGACACCCGCGTATATCAGCGACCGTATCGACGCCTACATACAGGAACTGGCTGAAGATGAAGCCTATGTATATAAAACATCGCGTGCCGGAAAATGGAATAAGGGAGATCGCAAGCCGGCTTACTTCGATGAGCTGAAGCGTATGGATAAATTACGTGCAGCCATTGGTGAGTTTGAGAACTACCAGGAGATCATGCGGGTGAACAAACGATACGATTTTGATGACATGATCAACTGGGTGATTAAAGCATTTGAAGAAAACGAAAACCTGCTACTGGATTACCAGGAGAAATATCACTACATATTGGTGGACGAGTTCCAGGACACCAGCGGTACCCAAAATAAGATTGTACAGTTACTGATCAATTACTGGCAACAACCCAATGTCTTTGTGGTAGGTGACGACGACCAAAGTATCTATCGCTTCCAGGGGGCGAACATGCAGAACATGCTGGATTTTGCAAAGCAGTATGAAAACGATATTAAAAAGATCGTACTGACCAGTAATTACCGTAGTATCCAGCCCATCCTGGATGTTTCGAAAACACTGATCAATCGGAACGAAGAACGGCTCATCAAACAAATACCCGGACTCAGCAAAGAGCTGATCGCTGCCAATGTTGCTATTAACGAATTGCGGCATGCGCCTGAGATTTTTGAGTACAACACCATGGCTGATGAAATGGCAGGCATCGTATTCAACATAGAGGCCCTGATCACACAAGGCATTCAGCCGGGCCGTATCGCCATTATTTATAAAGAAAATAAATACGGGGAAGAGCTTTCCGACTACCTGAGACAAAAAGGCATTCCCTTTTACAGCAAGCGTAGTACGAACCTATTACAAAGTCCGTTCATTAAGAAAATCATCACCTTATTGTATTACCTGGAAGCAGAACATGATATTCCTTTTGGCGGAGATGAACTGTTATTTGAAATACTTCATTTTGATTTTTATAAAAATCCACCCATAGAGATTGCAAAAATTAATGTAGAAGTCAACCAGAAGAGATTTAAGGGAGAAAGCAGTTCGCTAAGGCAGCTTTTATCTGAAAAAGCCAATGCTCCTGCAAAAGATCTTTTCGATGAAGGTTTGAATGCCAGTCTGAAACGCAGCTCAACTGTAATCGAGCAACTGATAGCAGATGTTCCCAATCTTACTATTCAACAGCTGCTGGATAATATTATCCGCAATGGCGGTGTGCTGACTTATGTCATGAACAGTCCTTTGAAGGTTGAATTGATGCAGTCCCTATCGGCCTTTTATGATTTTATAAAAGAGGAACATCGGCGCAAACCTTCCATGAACCTGACGAGCCTTGTGCAGTTATTACAGCTGATGGAGCATGAAAATATTCCACTGCCGCTGGTTAAAACTACAGGTAATGACAAAGGTGTGAACCTGTTAACCGCTCATGGCAGTAAAGGATTGGAATTTGAATATGTTTTCCTGGCAGGCTGTAATGCCTCTTTCTGGGAGAAAAAAAGAAAAATGAACCGGGGTTATAAGCTGCCGTCAACGATCTTTTCTTCGCAAGCTACATCAAGTGATGAAGAAGAGCTACGCCGGGTATTTTATGTGGCGCTTACACGTGCGGAAAAGTACCTGTATATCTCTTATGCAAGGTTAAATGCCGACGGCAAGGAGCTGGAACCATCGATGTTTATTGCTGAGATCATGGAGCAACATGCCCTAACTGTCCAAAAACCACAGATCAGTACCGAGCAGATGATTGAGTTTCAACACCTGCTGTTTACGGGGCAACAACCGGTTATTGATAGCCTGGAAGATGATTTTATTGACGGACTGTTATCCAGGTTTGTAATGAACGTGACAGCCTTAAGCGCTTATCTCAATTGCCCCTTAAGATTTTACTACCAGAACCTGTTACGTATTCCTTCCGGAAAAAACGAAGCAACCGAATTCGGGAGCGCCATCCACTTCGCGTTGGAAAGATTGTTCCGTAAGCTGAGAGAAACGGAAAGCTTTCCTCCGGTTGAAACCATGATCGATGATTTTAGCTGGTATATGATGCGGCACCGCCAGAATTTTACCAGGGAAGCCTATGCCCGGCGCATGGAACAAGGTTCTATTATCATCCCCGCCTACTATAAAAAATACATCAATAGCTGGAACAAAGTGGTATCGGTAGAAACCAACATTAAAGGAGTGGTGGTGGACGGAGTACCGCTAAAAGGGAAACTGGACAAATTAGAATTTAACGGGAAAGAAGTGAATGTGGTGGATTACAAAACCGGCAACGTAGACAATGCTTTACCGAAGCTAAAAGCACCGGGGGACAAAAATCCTGATGGCGGAGATTATTGGAGGCAGGCCGTATTTTATAAAATATTATTGGACAACTATGAGTTGAAAGACTGGCGGGTAGTGAGCACTGAATTTGATTTTATTGAACCTGATAGTAATAATAACTTCCAGAAGCTGAAGGTGGTTATTGAACCGAACGACGTAACTACGGTGAAAAACCAGATCAAAACCGTTTGGGATAAAATACAGGCAAAAGACTTCTACAAGGGTTGCGGAAAGGCTGATTGTCACTGGTGTAATTTTGTAAAAGACAATTACTTATATGTGAAGCTGGATGAGATTCCTGAAGATGAAGACGAATAA
- a CDS encoding SusC/RagA family TonB-linked outer membrane protein, with amino-acid sequence MKKKQFFLCMLCFFASMHAVLAQTTPITGKVHDGKGNPIPGATVIQQGTSQGIPTGEDGSFSMNVTGTKPTLEVTAVGFARKIVPIDGKTEIDIGLDADLGNLEEVVLIGYQKVTRKKSTASIASISGKEIENLPMSSFDQLMQGRLSGVNVQNFSGDPGARAAVSVRGSSLVSSQWDQNNVISSPLYVVDGVPQSNEEYVTPGSGTGINYLAGINPNDIESIDVLKDASAAAIYGSRAANGVILITTRKGRSGAPRVTLSGFTGYTERPKLREVTLGTTERRQKLTVLQEQLTYIQQQQLPYLLTDSLNPAFNGNTDWQDLFYQSGAITNVDLGISGGSENGSTYRFSTGYYDEQGIIKATGFKRYSARLNMLTKALKGKLEINPILFFTRTTRSRGLGADPRLENLNINPFSLGAGNMPSSLFNLSDAKKESILASYDESLDKNLSNIFNMNLNLSYAFNEHLKLNSLSSYKYSTSRRNYNRTSAMESFLGNYSYTYSDQTEDILTSNYLSYVNTWGDHNFSGVIGQDIQFNVFENTSASGGFGASDNIKVVQGVLLKNLGAYSDYQAYGLLSYYSRLSYDFKDRYLFSFAGRWDGSSRFGAGNKWGFFPSASAAWILSEEKFFQDFSSAINLFKIRGSLGTSGSLPSRNYLQYNLYTVNAGAYPGNIGSSSYNGVIAITPNLRDGAAQSSLSWEKSKQWNIGLDFEVEKGKYSGSIDVYNKESSLQLFSVNLPVTTGYSKALTNAIGVRNAGVELTLAANPLPQSSPVKWFSRLNISYNKNAIMNLPNGNRDLVMDGDRFDKSHILSVGSPINSFYLYRTLGVFATEDDIPVNPFTGAKYRNSNGTFTAGSFYIQDVDGDYFTDVFNSGINPDKIPMGDPNPRITGGWTNNFTWKNFTVGLFFNFVFKRDILNLFLADQFSNSTSGDPQNNFAQFSTPNLDAINIWRQPGDNATYAKYDLGTYLYYYTSAQSFFLTKGDFVRLKNINLQYNIPAPIIKKWGLGSFKIFGTLDNAARWQASKLLPDAENVNSYGEYAGDGYPIPKKYTLGLQVLF; translated from the coding sequence ATGAAAAAAAAGCAATTTTTTCTGTGTATGCTGTGCTTTTTTGCGAGCATGCACGCGGTTTTAGCGCAAACCACGCCCATTACCGGCAAGGTACATGATGGCAAAGGAAATCCTATTCCCGGCGCTACAGTTATACAACAGGGAACCAGCCAGGGCATACCCACTGGCGAAGATGGTTCATTTTCGATGAATGTCACGGGTACCAAGCCCACATTGGAAGTAACTGCGGTAGGCTTTGCCAGGAAGATCGTTCCCATCGATGGAAAAACCGAGATTGATATCGGTTTAGATGCAGACCTGGGAAACCTTGAGGAAGTAGTATTGATCGGTTATCAAAAAGTAACCCGCAAAAAATCTACCGCTTCCATTGCAAGTATTTCAGGCAAGGAAATAGAAAACCTGCCTATGTCGAGTTTTGACCAATTAATGCAGGGACGTCTGTCTGGCGTAAATGTTCAGAACTTTAGTGGCGATCCGGGCGCAAGAGCGGCTGTAAGCGTTCGCGGTAGCTCGCTCGTCAGTTCGCAGTGGGATCAGAATAACGTGATAAGTTCTCCTCTATATGTTGTGGATGGTGTGCCACAATCCAATGAAGAATATGTAACTCCCGGATCGGGCACAGGCATAAACTACCTCGCAGGCATCAACCCCAATGACATTGAGTCCATAGATGTACTAAAAGATGCATCCGCCGCCGCCATCTACGGATCGAGAGCTGCCAATGGCGTTATACTAATTACTACCAGGAAAGGTAGAAGCGGCGCTCCCAGGGTCACCTTGTCAGGATTTACCGGGTACACCGAACGGCCAAAGCTTCGCGAGGTAACACTGGGAACTACAGAAAGACGACAAAAGCTGACCGTACTCCAGGAGCAGCTTACCTATATACAGCAGCAACAGTTACCCTACCTGTTAACAGACAGTCTAAATCCGGCTTTTAACGGCAATACAGACTGGCAAGACCTCTTTTATCAATCTGGTGCTATTACCAATGTAGACCTTGGTATTTCAGGTGGCAGTGAAAACGGGTCCACTTACCGTTTTAGTACCGGATATTATGATGAGCAAGGTATTATTAAAGCCACAGGATTTAAAAGGTATTCAGCCCGATTAAATATGTTGACCAAAGCGTTGAAAGGAAAACTGGAAATCAATCCGATTCTGTTTTTTACCCGTACTACAAGGAGCCGGGGATTAGGCGCTGATCCAAGATTAGAAAACCTGAATATCAACCCGTTTAGTTTAGGCGCAGGCAATATGCCCTCCTCTCTTTTTAATTTAAGCGATGCCAAAAAGGAATCTATATTGGCATCCTATGATGAAAGTCTCGATAAGAACCTGTCCAATATCTTTAACATGAACCTGAACCTTTCTTATGCCTTTAATGAGCATTTGAAACTCAATTCGCTTAGTTCCTATAAATATTCTACATCAAGGAGAAATTATAACCGTACCAGCGCTATGGAAAGTTTCCTGGGCAATTACTCTTATACCTACAGCGACCAGACAGAGGACATTCTTACATCTAATTACTTATCATATGTTAATACATGGGGAGATCATAATTTTAGCGGTGTAATAGGTCAGGATATCCAGTTTAATGTTTTTGAAAACACTTCCGCGTCGGGAGGCTTTGGCGCATCGGACAATATAAAAGTAGTACAGGGTGTTTTGCTTAAAAATCTGGGAGCCTACTCCGACTATCAGGCCTACGGATTATTGTCGTATTACAGCCGCTTATCTTATGATTTTAAAGATCGTTACCTGTTCTCCTTTGCCGGAAGATGGGACGGCTCGTCCAGGTTTGGAGCGGGTAATAAATGGGGCTTCTTTCCTTCAGCCTCTGCGGCCTGGATCTTATCAGAAGAAAAGTTCTTCCAGGACTTTTCTTCTGCAATCAACCTTTTTAAAATAAGAGGTTCGCTGGGCACTTCCGGAAGCTTGCCTTCGAGAAACTACCTGCAATACAATCTTTACACAGTTAATGCAGGCGCTTACCCTGGCAACATAGGCTCCAGCTCCTACAATGGCGTAATCGCCATTACCCCCAATCTGAGAGACGGTGCAGCACAATCGAGCTTATCCTGGGAGAAATCAAAACAATGGAATATTGGGTTGGACTTTGAAGTAGAAAAAGGAAAATACTCAGGTTCCATTGATGTTTATAATAAAGAAAGCTCTTTACAACTCTTCTCGGTAAACCTGCCGGTAACGACCGGTTACTCTAAAGCTTTAACCAATGCGATTGGTGTAAGAAACGCAGGGGTAGAATTAACGCTGGCAGCAAATCCCTTACCACAAAGCAGTCCGGTTAAATGGTTTAGCCGGCTGAACATCAGCTATAATAAAAATGCGATCATGAACCTGCCCAATGGCAATAGGGATCTTGTAATGGATGGAGATCGTTTTGATAAATCGCATATTCTTTCAGTAGGTAGTCCTATCAATTCATTCTACCTGTATCGTACATTGGGTGTTTTTGCTACAGAAGATGATATACCTGTTAACCCCTTCACAGGTGCCAAATACAGGAACTCCAACGGAACCTTTACGGCTGGCTCTTTTTACATCCAGGATGTTGACGGCGATTATTTTACCGATGTATTTAACAGCGGCATTAACCCCGATAAAATCCCGATGGGCGACCCCAACCCAAGGATCACAGGGGGGTGGACAAATAATTTCACCTGGAAGAATTTCACAGTTGGACTATTTTTTAATTTTGTGTTTAAGCGTGATATCCTGAACCTCTTCCTGGCTGATCAATTCAGTAATTCTACCTCTGGAGACCCTCAAAACAATTTTGCGCAATTCTCGACACCTAATCTGGATGCAATTAATATCTGGCGACAGCCGGGAGATAATGCAACTTACGCTAAATACGATCTGGGCACTTACCTATATTATTATACGTCGGCTCAAAGCTTTTTCTTAACCAAGGGTGATTTTGTAAGACTTAAAAATATTAACCTCCAATATAATATACCGGCACCTATAATAAAAAAATGGGGACTGGGTAGTTTTAAAATATTCGGAACGCTTGACAATGCCGCCCGCTGGCAGGCTTCAAAATTGTTACCCGATGCAGAAAACGTAAACTCCTATGGAGAGTATGCGGGAGATGGATACCCCATTCCTAAAAAGTATACCCTGGGTCTGCAGGTTCTGTTTTAG